One genomic window of Solanum stenotomum isolate F172 chromosome 9, ASM1918654v1, whole genome shotgun sequence includes the following:
- the LOC125875799 gene encoding uncharacterized protein LOC125875799 gives MFRYMMLSSSFSAWISHFLACMGGCFGCCAKSQPVIAVDEPSKGLRIQGKLVRKPSMSDDFWSTSTCDLEVSTVQSHRSMSSISISNQSLSQQSGTGNASNNNEFINHGYLLWNQTRLQWLASKNPENRRVVEEPMLNWNVSYDSLFGTNKRFPQPIPLSDMVDFLADIWEHEGLYD, from the exons ATGTTTAGATATATGATGCTGTCTAGTTCTTTCAGTGCTTGGATCAGTCATTTTCTAGCTTGCATGGG AGGTTGCTTTGGTTGCTGTGCAAAATCTCAACCAGTTATTGCTGTGGATGAACCATCTAAAGGACTACGAATACAAGGAAAGTTGGTGAGAAAACCGAGTATGTCGGATGATTTTTGGAGCACCAGTACATGCGATCTGGAGGTTAGTACTGTTCAATCCCATAGAAGCATGTCTTCCATCAGTATATCAAATCAGAGCCTCAGTCAACAGAGCGGCACTGGCAATGCTAGCAACAACaatgaattcataaatcacg GCTATCTTCTTTGGAACCAGACCAGGCTTCAGTGGCTAGCAAGTAAAAATCCAGAGAACCGAAGAGTCGTTGAAGAACCGATGTTAAA TTGGAATGTTTCGTATGATAGCTTATTTGGGACTAACAAACGATTCCCTCAGCCAATTCCTCTCTCG GACATGGTCGACTTTCTTGCTGATATTTGGGAGCACGAGGGTTTGTACGATTAA